From a region of the Impatiens glandulifera chromosome 4, dImpGla2.1, whole genome shotgun sequence genome:
- the LOC124933867 gene encoding O-fucosyltransferase 36-like, with protein MSSRESSVEEEEEEDGGQHFIDHNEIAPSTSSPKPSTFGIHHEDDFNARIHHRSCRRPRFSPLNKWYLFAILLPFFIILVYFATDFRDFFQTSVSYVNNLPPPPPPQDHLQALYLLRQQQLGLFNLWNHSVAHESNFNFSSNSAFLQNFKSTLLSQISLNNQIKHVLLSSHATVVDDFLTVEKCGKLDHQNRLSQRKTTLEWKPKANKYLIAICVSGQMSNHFICLEKHMLFAALLGRVLVIPSAKIDYEFARVIDIDHINRCIGREVVVPFDVFAKARKKKHVHIDKFLCYFSSPHPCLMDDDRVKKLKGIGITMDKLKLPPWDEDVNKPTERTMKDILRKFSSEDNVIAIGDVLFSNVEQGMMMQAGGPLVHKCKTLIEPSRIITITAQRFIQTFLGKRFIALHFRRSGGFLKSCNGKRESCFFPVPQAADCINRIVEKVKVTAAAAAPVIYLSTDAAESETRLLQSLIFNNGKKVPLVKRPQRNKAEKWDSLLYRHGLEEDPQVEAMLDKTISAMATVFIGSSRSSFTDDIMRLRKDWGLTSLCDQYLCQGQSPNFIADNE; from the exons ATGTCTAGTAGAGAATCATctgtagaagaagaagaagaagaagacggcGGGCAACATTTCATCGATCACAACGAAATTGCTCCATCGACAAGTTCCCCTAAACCGTCAACGTTCGGCATTCACCACGAGGACGACTTCAATGCCCGTATTCATCATCGTAGTTGTCGTCGTCCTCGTTTCAGCCCTCTCAACAAATGGTATCTCTTCGCCATTCTCCTCCCCTTTTTCATCATTCTCGTCTACTTCGCCACTGATTTTAGGGATTTCTTCCAAACAAGTGTTTCCTATGTCAATAATttacctcctcctcctcctcctcaagATCACTTGCAAGCTCTGTATTTGCTGAGACAGCAACAATTAGGGCTTTTCAATTTATGGAATCACTCAGTTGCCCATGaatctaatttcaatttctcatcaaattctgcatttcttcaaaatttcaaatctaCTCTCCTCAGTCAGATTTCACTTAATAACCAAATAAAGCATGTCCTTCTCTCATCGCATGCAACTGTTGTCGATGACTTCTTAACCGTAGAGAAATGTGGAAAGCTTGATCATCAGAACAGGCTTTCACAAAGGAAAACAACCTTGGAGTGGAAACCCAAGGCCAATAAGTACCTAATCGCCATTTGTGTGTCTGGACAGATGTCCAATCATTTCATTTGCTTGGAGAAACATATGTTGTTTGCAGCTTTACTTGGACGGGTGCTGGTAATTCCCAGTGCTAAGATTGATTACGAGTTTGCTCGAGTGATTGACATTGATCACATAAACAGGTGCATTGGTAGAGAAGTTGTTGTCCCATTTGACGTGTTTGCAAAAGCTAGGAAGAAGAAGCATGTACATATAGACAAGTTCTTATGTTATTTCTCATCGCCGCATCCTTGTTTGATGGACGATGATAGAGTCAAGAAACTGAAGGGAATTGGGATTACGATGGATAAGTTAAAGTTGCCGCCGTGGGATGAAGACGTTAACAAGCCAACAGAGAGAACAATGAAAGACATCTTGAGAAAGTTCTCTTCTGAGGACAACGTTATTGCAATAGGTGATGTGTTGTTTTCTAATGTTGAACAAGGTATGATGATGCAAGCAGGTGGTCCGCTGGTTCACAAATGCAAGACTCTGATTGAACCCAGTCGTATAATCACGATTACAGCTCAGCGTTTCATTCAGACTTTCTTGGGAAAAAGGTTTATTGCTCTTCATTTCAGACGCAGTGGGGGGTTCTTGAAGTCCTG CAATGGAAAGAGGGAAAGTTGTTTTTTTCCTGTACCTCAAGCTGCCGACTGTATTAACCGAATTGTTGAAAAAGTGAAAGTcactgctgctgctgctgcacCCGTTATATATCTGTCTACTGATGCTGCAGAAAGCGAGACTCGTTTGCTGCAGTCTCTCATTTTTAACAATGGAAAGAAGGTTCCACTTGTTAAACGGCCTCAACGTAACAAGGCAGAGAAGTGGGATTCTTTGCTGTACAGGCATGGACTGGAAGAGGATCCACAG GTGGAGGCTATGTTGGACAAAACAATCAGCGCAATGGCTACTGTTTTCATTGGATCGTCGAGATCAAGTTTCACTGATGACATTATGCGACTCAGAAAGGACTGGGGGTTAACATCACTTTGCGACCAGTATCTCTGCCAAGGTCAATCGCCTAACTTCATCGCAGACAATGAATGA
- the LOC124933868 gene encoding RING-H2 finger protein ATL3-like has protein sequence MGEGLVTIVLTGKILMVASILLFLVVIFILFLHLYAKWFWYRQEPESSGGGTTTARRRHRRRRLDFSPGHIEWSGRREKHAIDPLVLKSLPIVAYDDDDAKEEELNECAVCLSDFVDGEKLRLLPKCSHGFHVECIDMWFHSHSTCPLCRTTAVAVSSSSSSSPLPPSSSSSAMEMEMVAIDVRE, from the coding sequence ATGGGAGAAGGCTTGGTGACGATTGTTCTGACAGGGAAGATATTAATGGTGGCTTCAATTCTCCTCTTTTTGGTCGTCATCTTCATATTGTTTCTCCATTTATACGCCAAATGGTTCTGGTATCGCCAAGAACCAGAATCCTCCGGCGGCGGAACAACAACCGCGCGTCGTCGGCATCGGCGTCGGCGGTTAGACTTCTCGCCAGGACATATTGAATGGTCGGGTCGCCGTGAGAAACATGCGATAGACCCCTTGGTTCTGAAATCACTTCCGATTGTAGcgtacgatgatgatgatgcgaAGGAGGAGGAGTTGAATGAGTGCGCCGTTTGTCTGTCCGATTTCGTGGACGGAGAGAAGTTGAGGTTGTTGCCTAAATGCAGCCATGGATTCCATGTTGAATGTATCGACATGTGGTTCCATTCGCATTCTACTTGCCCTCTCTGTAGGACCACCGCCGTGGCggtgtcttcttcttcttcttcttcaccactTCCaccgtcgtcgtcgtcgtcggcaatggagatggagatggttGCGATTGATGTAAGAGAGTGA